A single genomic interval of Alcaligenes sp. SDU_A2 harbors:
- a CDS encoding CYTH and CHAD domain-containing protein, whose product MSTLAVLEQELKFFVPENARPGLLNAFDAVRTGRISLNAIYFDTPERELALNDIALRLRKENTQWVQTVKLPGPDTLSRIEINHPRPGPELDLDLYKGTDAEAALLPHAGRIQARYQTNIMRELALVQHAGSELELAYDVGYIESQGLRLPVNELEVELLQGDCPAMFEVGQRWLYKHGLLLELRSKSERGDALAGLAERRLARAASEVLQPEQVAAALTRKAYQLAKPHFVDTRDLEQFYRRSASMSLEQVIRNAALLAGVDGIRPSPILQADYLAMMRVGLRRLRSCRKLFKLWLNAGEGYANTRLTHYFDLFGKARDHDMVQLEITPLLLQAGMPGPAPQIEPAHVEHDPVELAAAAEFQSLLLSNLQSLVCGPALDLHGVDNPEHLIEERITRWFNTIQLRSQRFAQISQEKQHRLRNRIKSLRYCLEFLQSADDEGLHKVLRECQALIGAVTDVDVALQWYGQHAVSPEQAQFARAWLTQARQTRAAQAQRALNALGQHRPEQRLARH is encoded by the coding sequence TTGAGTACTCTCGCTGTGCTAGAACAAGAGCTGAAATTTTTTGTACCCGAGAACGCCCGCCCTGGGCTGCTGAATGCCTTTGACGCCGTACGAACCGGCCGCATCAGCCTGAACGCCATCTACTTCGACACCCCCGAGCGCGAACTGGCCTTGAATGACATTGCTCTGCGTCTGCGCAAGGAAAATACGCAATGGGTGCAAACGGTCAAACTGCCCGGCCCCGACACCTTGTCGCGCATCGAGATCAACCACCCCCGGCCCGGTCCCGAGCTGGATCTGGATCTATACAAAGGGACGGATGCCGAAGCCGCCCTGCTGCCCCACGCCGGACGCATACAGGCGCGTTACCAGACCAACATCATGCGAGAGCTGGCTTTGGTCCAACACGCCGGCTCCGAGCTGGAATTGGCCTATGATGTCGGCTACATCGAATCGCAAGGCCTGCGCCTGCCGGTCAATGAACTGGAGGTCGAGCTGCTGCAGGGAGATTGCCCGGCCATGTTTGAAGTCGGCCAGCGCTGGCTGTACAAGCATGGTCTGCTGCTGGAGTTACGCAGCAAGTCCGAACGCGGCGATGCCTTGGCGGGTCTGGCCGAGCGTCGCCTGGCACGTGCCGCCAGCGAGGTGCTGCAGCCCGAACAAGTGGCCGCCGCCCTGACCCGCAAAGCCTACCAACTGGCCAAGCCCCATTTTGTTGACACACGCGATCTGGAGCAGTTTTATCGGCGCAGCGCTTCCATGAGCCTGGAACAAGTCATACGCAATGCCGCCTTGCTGGCCGGGGTGGACGGCATTCGTCCTTCGCCCATTCTACAGGCCGACTACCTGGCCATGATGCGCGTGGGTCTGCGCAGACTGCGTTCGTGCCGCAAGCTGTTCAAGCTCTGGCTCAATGCCGGTGAAGGCTATGCCAATACCCGGCTGACCCATTATTTCGATCTGTTCGGCAAAGCACGGGATCACGATATGGTGCAGCTGGAAATCACCCCCCTGCTGCTGCAAGCCGGCATGCCCGGCCCGGCACCGCAGATCGAACCGGCCCATGTGGAGCATGACCCGGTGGAACTGGCCGCCGCGGCCGAGTTCCAGTCGCTGCTGCTCAGTAATCTGCAAAGTCTGGTCTGCGGGCCGGCTCTGGATCTGCACGGGGTGGACAACCCCGAACACCTGATCGAAGAGCGCATTACCCGTTGGTTCAATACCATTCAGTTACGCAGCCAGCGTTTTGCCCAGATCAGCCAGGAAAAACAGCACCGCCTGCGCAACCGCATCAAAAGTCTGCGCTACTGCCTGGAGTTTCTGCAAAGCGCCGACGACGAGGGCCTGCACAAGGTATTGCGGGAATGTCAGGCCTTGATCGGTGCCGTCACGGATGTAGACGTAGCGCTGCAATGGTACGGTCAGCACGCAGTTTCGCCGGAACAGGCGCAGTTTGCGCGCGCCTGGCTGACCCAGGCCCGTCAGACACGCGCCGCCCAGGCACAGCGCGCCCTGAACGCCCTGGGGCAACATCGCCCCGAACAACGTCTGGCGCGCCACTGA
- the ftsY gene encoding signal recognition particle-docking protein FtsY → MHKQAQPQEQPQPVPVAAAPEPEPAPVKTSWLSRLKQGLSRTGQSIGGLFVGAKVDENLFEELEEALLLADAGVEATDKLLTALRARIRKEKITDAAQVKQALCDILADHLKPLEKSFPLNAAQPLVVMIAGVNGAGKTTSIGKLAHTFQRQGAKVLLAAGDTFRAAAREQLIEWGSRNNVSVIAQDGGDPAAVAFDAVHAGKARGMGVVMVDTAGRLPTQLNLMEELKKIKRVIAKADGQAPHEVLLVVDGNTGQNAISQIRAFDAALGLTGLVVTKLDGTAKGGTLAAVAAGAQGVRPIPVYWIGVGEGMQDLQPFVAREFAAAVIGLN, encoded by the coding sequence TTGCATAAACAGGCGCAGCCACAAGAACAGCCGCAGCCTGTACCGGTTGCCGCCGCGCCGGAGCCTGAACCCGCCCCGGTCAAGACGTCGTGGCTGTCACGCCTTAAACAGGGCTTGTCGCGCACCGGCCAGAGCATAGGCGGCTTGTTCGTCGGTGCCAAGGTGGATGAAAACCTGTTCGAGGAGCTGGAGGAAGCCTTGCTGCTGGCCGATGCCGGGGTCGAGGCTACCGACAAGCTGCTGACTGCCTTGCGCGCACGTATCCGCAAAGAAAAAATTACCGATGCCGCGCAGGTCAAGCAAGCGCTGTGCGATATTTTGGCCGACCATTTGAAGCCGCTGGAAAAGTCCTTTCCCCTGAATGCCGCGCAGCCGCTGGTAGTCATGATCGCTGGGGTCAACGGCGCAGGCAAGACTACCTCTATCGGTAAGCTGGCACATACGTTTCAGCGGCAAGGTGCCAAGGTGCTGCTGGCAGCCGGAGACACCTTCCGCGCGGCGGCCCGCGAACAACTGATTGAATGGGGCTCGCGCAATAATGTCAGCGTTATTGCGCAGGACGGTGGCGATCCGGCGGCGGTGGCCTTCGATGCGGTGCACGCCGGCAAGGCGCGCGGCATGGGCGTGGTCATGGTGGATACTGCCGGTCGCCTGCCGACTCAGTTGAACCTGATGGAAGAGCTCAAGAAGATCAAGCGTGTCATTGCCAAGGCCGATGGCCAGGCTCCGCACGAAGTGTTGCTGGTGGTGGATGGCAATACAGGCCAAAATGCCATCTCGCAGATTCGCGCGTTTGATGCCGCTCTGGGGCTGACCGGTCTGGTGGTTACCAAGCTGGATGGCACGGCCAAAGGCGGCACCCTGGCGGCCGTGGCCGCGGGTGCGCAGGGCGTGCGTCCTATTCCTGTTTACTGGATAGGCGTGGGCGAAGGCATGCAGGATTTGCAGCCCTTTGTCGCGCGTGAGTTTGCCGCCGCCGTTATTGGTCTGAACTAG
- a CDS encoding IclR family transcriptional regulator, with the protein MTEPAQEEKRRRIQSIETGFGLLKALVDTGKPMMLRDLATQAGMSSAKAHPYLVSFTNVGLVQQDSATGLYELGPFALQMGLVSLQSQNPLKVALPLVQALAPRIGHTLGLAVLGSHGPTMVHISEASYPVHVNMRCGTVMSMLHTATGHVFAAWLPAEVARHYIEREAGDSAVVTSISPLRPSPQELAALLAHIRQQGAAQALGNPLPGIDALSVPVFDHAGQIVLALTSLGPSTLFDASLNSPILAQLRQCAATISRQLGWRGATSADKP; encoded by the coding sequence ATGACCGAACCCGCTCAGGAAGAAAAACGCCGCCGCATCCAATCCATCGAAACCGGATTCGGACTGCTCAAGGCGCTGGTTGACACCGGCAAGCCCATGATGCTGCGCGATCTGGCCACCCAGGCCGGCATGAGCTCGGCCAAGGCCCACCCTTATCTGGTCAGCTTTACCAATGTGGGACTGGTGCAGCAGGATTCGGCTACCGGCCTGTACGAACTGGGGCCTTTTGCCCTGCAGATGGGGCTGGTCAGCCTGCAAAGCCAGAACCCGCTCAAGGTCGCCCTGCCGCTGGTACAGGCACTGGCACCGCGCATCGGCCACACACTAGGGTTGGCCGTGCTGGGTTCGCACGGCCCCACCATGGTGCATATCAGCGAAGCCAGCTACCCGGTCCATGTGAACATGCGCTGCGGCACGGTCATGTCCATGCTGCATACGGCCACCGGCCATGTCTTTGCCGCGTGGCTGCCCGCCGAGGTAGCGCGTCATTATATAGAGCGCGAAGCGGGCGACAGCGCCGTGGTTACCAGCATCAGCCCGCTGCGCCCTTCGCCGCAGGAACTGGCCGCTCTGCTGGCGCACATCCGCCAGCAAGGTGCCGCGCAAGCCTTGGGCAATCCGCTGCCGGGTATTGATGCGCTATCTGTCCCTGTCTTTGACCATGCCGGCCAGATTGTGCTGGCCCTGACCAGCCTGGGCCCCAGCACCTTGTTCGATGCCAGCCTGAACAGCCCTATCCTGGCGCAGTTAAGGCAATGCGCCGCAACCATTTCCCGCCAGTTGGGCTGGCGTGGCGCGACAAGCGCGGACAAACCCTGA